In Vitis vinifera cultivar Pinot Noir 40024 chromosome 4, ASM3070453v1, the genomic window CATTTATATTCTATTGGTATTAGTATTCACACATCACACAAAATACTAACATAATTTCATCAATGtattgaaaattgtttaatcattttatatatgaaaagaaaattacaattcTCATAAATTCAAATTAGCACTTTATTTGACTTTAAATATGGTTCATAATACAAATATGTTAGAGAATATAGTATAATCATGCAAAACTATTAGTTTcataaaaaaagttcaaaaatttctccatcaaatttaattataatgtaTTATTGttacaatatatttttgttgtacgTATATTTTGTAACAAAAGTGATAGTAttagagatattttttttttcacattttagCATCATTCACTCAAtgcattagaaaaaaaaattaaaaattaagaaagaaacATAAGCacgaaaattaattatataattttgtaaaattattttacacaacctaaatgaaaaattaaacgtTTCATCTTCCTTAAACTCGATAAAAAACATGattcatcaatttaaaattagaaaaaaattatgaaaaaaaatcattgttatTGTTACATAATCACGAAACCTTACAATTTGTTTACCTGTATGTTTTTCTAAGTTCCCctgaaatttcataaaattccaTGAATTACTTCCCCTTCCAACTGATGTTTAACATGGGTTTAAAACTTTTATCTTTCTGGCTACCACATGTGGGGTGACAATTTTAACACAACTCATCAACATGACTTGAAAATGATGGGAATTAGTGGGTTCGAGTTGAGTATAATTGTGTTCATCTCATAATTGTATTAACCCATGAAATCCATTTAATAAATAGTTTGTGTTCAAGTTGGGTTTGTTCATAAACATGCAACCAAGTTTGTAgggttcaatttttatttgtatctttTGATAAGCAAGCAAATAATAAGCAAGTCTGTAGGGTTCATGTAAATATATTGAATTATTATGCGACATGAAAACTTTTAAGTTTTAGCTAATTTATGTATTGATGCTTGGTTGATCTGTTGTAGACAAATATGATCAATACCATATCTGGGGCAAAGACTATTACCCTAATGTAGAGGTTGAAAGCTATATCTTAATTGTAGTCTTCACTTCAGTATATTTTTCAACTGATTTCACTTTGTAGAACTCTCTCAGGCAGTTGTTGATTCTCTTGTTTACCAACTTGCTAATGACTTGGCTGTTTCGGTCCCTATAGGGAGATTGATAAGGAGGAATTCAAGAAAGTTATGGCTTTGATGCGAGCTCATAACAGACAAGGATCTCTCCACAGGGATGGACTTCGATTTGGATTCAGAACTGTTGGTTCTGTGGAAAATGGAGGCCTGCTGGAGCACTTCTTTGGTAAAGATGGAAAGGCAAAACTCCAACATGAGAAATTTTTCCAGTTTATGAGAGATCTGCATGATGAAGTATGTTCCCCCTCCCCATATCTTTAACATATCTGGATATAATTGAGTAATGACAGTTCAAGAATGATTCATTTGAGTTGTATGCATCTGAGTTTACCCAATTTGCTATTGTTTTATGCAACCATTTGAAAatcttctatttttgttttctgatctttttttttttctctctctatttctctttaATTTTCCGTGGATAATTTTATCTCTACCTTTCATGCCCCTCTAAAGACAATGTTTTAACACCTAGTTGTATTTTCATAGCTGCTGATATTGGAGTTTGCCCATTATGATTACAAATTACGAGGATCCATTTCAGCTAAGGATTTTGCCTTATCCATGGTAGCTTCTGCCGACTTGAGTCATTTAAACAGGTTGCTTGATCGGGTTGATGGATTAAACAAGCAGTCTTCTCTAAGTGACATTCGTATTACCTTTGAGGAATTTAAGAGTTTTGCAGAGCTACGTAGAAGATTGAGACCATTTGCATTGGCTCTTTCTAGTTATGGGAAAGTAAATGGACTATTGACAAAGACGGATTTCCAACGTGCAGCATCCAATGTATGACACTGATTCCCTTGTTCCTGGTTGTGTATCTTTCTCCTATTTTATGATAATGGCTAATTTCTTGGATTCTGGTCAAGTATTTAAAATTGGGGAATGTTACTGAATTACAAGGGGCTTTtcctttagaaattaaatttggtggGAGTTCTGCATGTCAGTGGCTGCCTCACCATTGTTTGCAACTATTGTTGCAAGGCCCCTATTGCTTGATTTTATCATTGCTAAATCAGTAACCTATGATTGATAATAGATATTCAGTCTTGATTTTCAGTATCATGTAAATCTTGCTGAAATTGCCATTTATGCTTAAGATAATATCTCAGAATACTGGATTTATCACTCAACCTTCT contains:
- the LOC104877325 gene encoding calcium uptake protein, mitochondrial-like; the protein is MALMRAHNRQGSLHRDGLRFGFRTVGSVENGGLLEHFFGKDGKAKLQHEKFFQFMRDLHDELLILEFAHYDYKLRGSISAKDFALSMVASADLSHLNRLLDRVDGLNKQSSLSDIRITFEEFKSFAELRRRLRPFALALSSYGKVNGLLTKTDFQRAASNVCGISLSKCVVEIIFHVFDMNDDGNLSSEELVRVLQKRERDIAQPMESGIMGFFSCCCNHSNYGSISGLLS